A genome region from Brachymonas denitrificans includes the following:
- a CDS encoding response regulator yields MRLLLVEDDQMLADGIKQGLSSAGGYVVDAVGSAESALDAMTSDTFDAAIIDVGLPGMNGMELTERMRERGQTMPVLMLTARDALQDRVQGLDAGADDYMVKPFELPELLARLRALLRRSQAATTSVLTLGPIALDTAAHQVTADGQPLDVGPREWTVLQYLMLHAPKPVSKEKLLQALTGWDKEITLNAVEVYISRLRAKLEPHGIALRSIRGFGYRIEQKAV; encoded by the coding sequence ATGCGACTGTTGCTGGTAGAAGATGACCAGATGCTGGCCGATGGCATCAAGCAGGGCCTGTCGTCCGCCGGCGGCTATGTGGTGGATGCCGTGGGCAGTGCCGAGTCGGCGCTCGATGCCATGACGTCCGACACCTTCGACGCAGCCATCATCGACGTGGGCCTGCCCGGCATGAACGGCATGGAGCTGACCGAGCGCATGCGCGAACGCGGCCAGACCATGCCGGTGCTGATGCTCACCGCGCGCGATGCCCTGCAGGACCGCGTGCAGGGCCTGGATGCCGGCGCCGATGACTACATGGTCAAGCCCTTCGAGCTGCCCGAGTTGCTGGCGCGCCTGCGCGCTCTGCTGCGCCGTTCGCAGGCCGCCACCACCTCGGTGCTCACGCTCGGCCCGATCGCGCTCGATACCGCCGCCCACCAGGTCACCGCCGATGGCCAGCCGCTCGACGTGGGCCCGCGCGAATGGACGGTGCTGCAATACCTGATGCTGCATGCGCCCAAGCCCGTCAGCAAGGAAAAGCTGCTGCAGGCCCTCACCGGCTGGGACAAGGAAATTACCCTCAACGCGGTCGAGGTCTACATCTCGCGCCTGCGCGCCAAGCTCGAGCCGCACGGCATTGCATTGCGCTCGATTCGTGGGTTTGGTTACCGGATTGAACAGAAGGCGGTTTGA
- a CDS encoding EpsG family protein produces the protein MLFYTVLCFFLLLPFFLGFSKAKVSFELLAFGVSFIFPALLFKGVVGTDTFAYLEIIQRIREAETVASSLGVSPVEPGFTLLVKVMTIVVEDNLLILNALASIVVLIFFIGVMRFHGRARYLLAAVLFSHYFVPYSFNVVRVGLALGVAFLGVTYYLQSKRIAAVLLFVLAVSVHVSVALFPVILYLFMNRLSFKKFAFALLVFISIIFIFYGHISEKVYLYLNSGDFADASGASLIILHFCILAYCIFLRQDIWKNGQAFLFVTSIFLFFGVQYFYALIRFIDIILLSSTLIAVIDVKTKRDGQLLVADLMILIFVVVSTFFVLRSIYYEAGLSGSSYIPYTSF, from the coding sequence ATGTTGTTTTATACAGTTCTTTGCTTCTTTCTGCTTCTTCCTTTTTTTCTGGGTTTTTCTAAAGCAAAGGTTAGTTTTGAATTATTGGCATTCGGGGTATCATTCATTTTCCCTGCCTTACTCTTTAAAGGCGTAGTGGGCACGGATACTTTTGCTTATCTAGAAATTATCCAAAGAATCCGAGAAGCCGAAACGGTTGCTAGTTCACTTGGGGTGTCACCCGTTGAGCCGGGGTTCACGCTTCTAGTCAAAGTCATGACCATCGTAGTCGAAGACAATTTATTGATATTAAATGCTTTGGCCAGCATAGTTGTCTTGATTTTTTTTATTGGCGTAATGAGATTTCACGGGCGGGCAAGATATCTTCTTGCTGCAGTATTATTTTCACATTATTTTGTGCCGTACTCCTTCAACGTAGTTCGCGTAGGATTGGCGCTTGGTGTTGCTTTCCTTGGAGTAACTTACTATTTGCAGTCAAAACGCATTGCTGCTGTTCTCTTGTTCGTCTTGGCGGTTAGTGTGCATGTTTCAGTTGCACTTTTTCCGGTGATTTTATATTTATTCATGAATAGGTTAAGTTTCAAGAAGTTTGCCTTTGCTTTGTTGGTTTTCATCTCTATTATTTTTATTTTCTACGGTCATATTTCAGAAAAGGTCTATCTTTACCTTAACTCTGGTGATTTTGCGGATGCCTCGGGTGCATCTTTGATAATATTGCATTTTTGTATATTGGCTTATTGCATTTTTTTGCGACAAGACATTTGGAAAAATGGGCAGGCTTTTCTGTTTGTCACTTCAATTTTCCTATTTTTTGGTGTTCAATATTTTTACGCCCTCATTCGGTTCATTGATATTATCTTGCTGTCATCGACGCTTATCGCTGTGATTGATGTTAAAACCAAAAGAGATGGTCAGCTGCTTGTGGCGGATCTAATGATTTTGATTTTTGTTGTTGTCTCGACTTTCTTTGTGTTAAGAAGCATTTACTATGAGGCTGGTTTATCCGGAAGTAGCTATATTCCATACACTTCCTTTTGA
- a CDS encoding O-antigen ligase family protein: MIIVSLVNIRLWWGKVSLPKEVWWMYGSFALLALSWLVDGWLSGERGSALEKPLKILLTLPCLFYLAKRPPQARWLWHGLVVGAIGAASVAVYQAFNSLEAFRAGWFRAQGFTNAIQFGNLALLLGMMALCGWLVPSRQKTLWRGWLLVGFLSGLFASFLSGSRGGWLALILLAGLFLAYLAFAGYWRSVLVVAIVSIAGSVAVLQIPQLHIKERVLLAKQEVAGYSSANIANTSVGARFQMWQFGWNLYREKPLFGWTQLGYMMEKKKEIDAKRLDPMQAEFNHPHNELLDAASKRGTVGLAILLLAYAAPFIAFAYRFNSSTDMRVRAICVAGMSIPIAYAAFGLTQSFLPHNSGTTMYVYALVFLWSASNLKSQDT, encoded by the coding sequence TTGATCATTGTCAGCTTGGTCAACATCCGCTTGTGGTGGGGCAAGGTATCGCTGCCCAAGGAAGTCTGGTGGATGTATGGCAGCTTTGCGCTGCTGGCCCTTAGCTGGCTTGTTGATGGCTGGCTGAGTGGGGAGCGGGGATCGGCACTCGAAAAACCGCTCAAGATTCTGCTGACGCTTCCCTGTCTGTTCTATTTGGCCAAACGACCGCCGCAAGCGCGCTGGCTCTGGCATGGGCTGGTTGTGGGCGCCATCGGAGCGGCATCGGTAGCTGTCTATCAGGCATTCAACTCCCTCGAGGCTTTTCGGGCCGGCTGGTTTCGGGCCCAGGGCTTCACTAACGCCATCCAGTTTGGAAACCTGGCGCTTCTGCTGGGGATGATGGCGTTATGCGGATGGCTGGTGCCTTCCCGTCAAAAAACTCTATGGCGTGGATGGCTGCTTGTTGGGTTCCTCAGTGGGCTATTTGCGAGCTTTTTGTCAGGCTCCCGTGGTGGGTGGCTGGCGCTCATCCTGTTAGCAGGCCTGTTTCTGGCCTACCTTGCGTTTGCAGGCTATTGGCGCAGTGTACTGGTTGTTGCCATTGTAAGTATCGCAGGCAGCGTTGCAGTGCTTCAAATTCCTCAATTGCATATCAAAGAACGAGTATTGCTTGCCAAGCAAGAGGTGGCAGGCTACTCGAGCGCGAACATTGCAAACACCTCAGTAGGGGCACGCTTTCAGATGTGGCAATTTGGTTGGAACCTGTATCGCGAAAAACCGCTATTTGGATGGACGCAACTGGGATACATGATGGAGAAAAAAAAGGAAATTGACGCTAAACGCCTTGATCCGATGCAGGCAGAGTTCAACCATCCGCATAATGAACTTCTAGATGCTGCATCAAAGCGGGGCACAGTTGGCCTAGCCATCTTGTTGCTGGCTTATGCGGCACCTTTTATTGCATTCGCATACAGATTCAATAGCAGTACAGATATGAGAGTACGAGCGATCTGTGTTGCAGGCATGTCGATACCCATAGCGTATGCAGCGTTTGGCTTAACCCAATCATTTCTTCCCCACAATAGCGGAACAACAATGTACGTTTACGCACTTGTTTTCCTGTGGAGCGCATCAAATTTGAAGAGCCAAGATACGTAG
- a CDS encoding Wzz/FepE/Etk N-terminal domain-containing protein, with protein sequence MTQVPNNFQPPQAPGFSDEIDLMHLLDQFLRRWRWWTVGAVLGGGIGLALCQLITPQYEASGIMRLAPVDVTVGLKPGTTSAMPGTPVGVTILAETVPEAIARMQSKGFQQDVARQLQKTHPGVFDTVNTTADLLSERHKPLIEKAVERVTKEGHRQAVSQNATGLIEPAALGGPVSPNKPLLLTGGIALGATLGALLGFVLPAWRTYRDRTALKVNNAGTVA encoded by the coding sequence ATGACACAAGTGCCCAACAACTTCCAGCCCCCACAAGCTCCTGGCTTCAGCGACGAGATCGATCTAATGCACTTGCTGGACCAATTCCTGCGCCGCTGGCGCTGGTGGACTGTAGGCGCTGTATTGGGAGGTGGTATAGGACTGGCGTTGTGCCAACTGATTACTCCCCAGTATGAGGCAAGCGGCATTATGCGACTTGCGCCTGTTGATGTTACCGTGGGCCTCAAGCCGGGCACGACTTCCGCAATGCCGGGCACCCCTGTCGGCGTGACGATATTGGCCGAAACAGTCCCCGAAGCTATCGCGCGCATGCAGAGCAAGGGTTTCCAACAGGACGTAGCCAGGCAACTGCAGAAAACTCACCCCGGCGTTTTCGACACAGTGAACACGACGGCCGATCTGTTATCCGAGCGCCACAAGCCCCTGATCGAGAAAGCCGTGGAACGTGTAACGAAAGAGGGGCACAGGCAGGCTGTGAGCCAGAACGCCACGGGCCTTATCGAGCCCGCGGCCCTTGGTGGTCCGGTATCGCCCAACAAACCGCTTCTCTTGACTGGCGGGATCGCACTGGGAGCTACGCTGGGTGCGTTGCTTGGCTTTGTGCTACCTGCTTGGCGGACGTACAGAGATAGGACAGCTCTAAAGGTGAATAATGCCGGCACGGTTGCCTGA
- a CDS encoding Wzz/FepE/Etk N-terminal domain-containing protein gives MNQRPSTPSPDDEINLLELIHQFLLQWRWWLGGALAGGVLGTAAAFVIPPKFEANGVVQVAQVTSPVETVPETIVRMQTLAFREEVANRLVQRGQLAPTQKETWVKALAAKSVLKPLKDAGNYLAISIQAGSPALGHAVITTVLEVLKERQQPLMQERLAQVSRRIDLARKNLAALEAQQGSVQNSLKPQSSKDGAYLELARMSEAGTLADLRQKLLDLENSRLSPTTRSTKLVEPVGVSERPVSPKKQLLVLAGLVLGGAIGTLLGFGLPAWRSFLHERKEMAATAD, from the coding sequence ATGAACCAGCGCCCGTCCACTCCATCACCAGACGATGAAATCAATCTCCTTGAACTGATCCACCAATTCTTGCTGCAGTGGCGTTGGTGGCTGGGCGGCGCATTGGCGGGGGGCGTTCTGGGCACCGCGGCAGCATTTGTCATTCCGCCAAAATTCGAAGCCAATGGGGTTGTACAAGTAGCTCAGGTAACCAGCCCGGTTGAAACGGTACCCGAAACCATTGTGCGCATGCAAACCCTGGCGTTCCGCGAAGAAGTGGCAAACCGTCTTGTCCAGCGGGGTCAACTGGCGCCAACACAGAAAGAGACCTGGGTCAAGGCGTTGGCCGCCAAATCCGTTTTGAAACCACTGAAGGATGCTGGCAACTATCTTGCCATCTCCATTCAGGCCGGCAGCCCTGCGCTGGGCCACGCCGTGATTACCACCGTGCTCGAAGTGCTGAAGGAGCGGCAGCAACCCCTCATGCAGGAGCGCCTGGCCCAAGTCTCTCGCAGAATTGACCTTGCCCGAAAGAACCTGGCGGCCCTGGAAGCCCAACAGGGCTCGGTACAAAACAGCCTGAAGCCGCAATCCTCCAAAGACGGAGCCTATCTGGAACTTGCGCGCATGAGCGAAGCAGGAACGCTTGCAGACTTGCGCCAGAAACTGCTGGATTTGGAAAACTCCAGACTCTCTCCCACCACGCGGAGCACCAAACTGGTGGAGCCTGTGGGAGTTTCGGAACGCCCTGTCTCTCCCAAGAAGCAGTTGCTGGTGTTGGCGGGCTTGGTACTGGGTGGCGCCATCGGCACCTTGCTTGGGTTCGGACTGCCGGCATGGCGGAGTTTTCTGCATGAGCGCAAGGAAATGGCAGCAACCGCAGACTGA
- a CDS encoding sensor histidine kinase, translating to MSGASGSASTLVDRVNPVRIQRRLLLMLIVPLVLLALLNGYMDYRSADNSASEQDQQLLRLVPLLADSIIAVGAHSGDPPVLLLAPPVEEFLKEREGLVSYKVYTPKRKLLHGDDKLPSVVPLTQEPEFFSQEVRGVNYRMVVQRVPSVAGDVIVEVADASDPRKRWLQQVLVKVLLPNLFLIAVVALGISWAVQRAMRPLRDLILAVERRSPRDLNSIDERSSPEEIRPLVTSLNRLFGMVNAQAESQRRFVADAAHQLRTPLAGLQAQIEAWSESVKRQQELARAERPGVGSRSEQAAAAPGAGQATAPSAASGVGAALGNDARLVWSEALQKDVVQVPLEELNRLRAATRRTSQLVHQLLSLSRADADVLEVQHMQAVDLKDLCETLLEQHLDAAALKNIDLGLDVTSVRVMAHALWLRELLSNLIVNALHYTPEGGVVTLRCGVQSTVARQQRWSMTPDRPQRRPFVEVEDNGPGIPREEREHVFERFYRMPGTKGEGTGLGLAIAREIAHRHQSDLVLSDGMPHEGGGGHGLRVTLLFNASLLREGKAEGGGVTGKQELTSL from the coding sequence ATGAGCGGTGCGTCCGGCTCGGCCTCTACCCTGGTCGACCGCGTCAACCCCGTCCGCATCCAGCGCCGCCTGCTGCTGATGCTGATCGTGCCGCTGGTGTTGCTGGCCCTGCTCAACGGCTATATGGACTACCGTTCCGCCGACAATTCGGCCAGCGAGCAGGACCAGCAGCTGCTGCGCCTGGTGCCGCTGCTGGCCGATTCCATCATCGCGGTGGGCGCACATTCCGGCGATCCGCCGGTGTTGCTGCTGGCGCCGCCGGTGGAAGAATTCCTCAAGGAGCGCGAAGGACTGGTGTCGTACAAGGTGTATACGCCCAAGCGCAAGCTGCTGCATGGCGATGACAAGCTGCCCTCGGTGGTGCCGCTCACGCAGGAGCCGGAATTTTTCAGCCAGGAGGTCAGGGGCGTCAACTACCGCATGGTGGTGCAGCGCGTGCCCAGCGTGGCGGGCGACGTGATCGTGGAGGTGGCCGATGCCTCCGATCCGCGCAAGCGCTGGCTGCAGCAGGTGCTGGTGAAGGTGCTGCTGCCCAACCTGTTCCTGATTGCCGTGGTGGCATTGGGCATCAGCTGGGCCGTGCAGCGCGCCATGCGGCCCTTGCGCGACCTGATCCTGGCGGTGGAGCGGCGCTCTCCGCGCGATTTGAACAGCATCGACGAGCGCAGTTCGCCCGAGGAAATCCGCCCGCTGGTGACGTCGCTGAACCGGCTGTTCGGCATGGTGAACGCGCAGGCCGAGAGCCAGCGCCGCTTTGTGGCCGATGCTGCGCACCAGTTGCGCACGCCGCTGGCGGGCCTGCAGGCGCAGATCGAGGCCTGGAGCGAGTCGGTGAAGCGGCAGCAGGAGCTTGCGCGGGCGGAGCGGCCGGGCGTTGGGTCCCGCAGTGAGCAGGCAGCCGCCGCACCAGGAGCAGGGCAGGCCACGGCGCCATCGGCCGCTTCGGGTGTGGGCGCTGCGCTGGGCAACGATGCGCGTCTGGTGTGGAGCGAGGCCTTGCAGAAGGACGTGGTGCAGGTGCCGCTGGAAGAGCTCAACCGCCTGCGCGCCGCCACGCGACGCACGTCGCAGCTGGTGCACCAGCTGCTGTCGCTGTCGCGGGCCGATGCCGATGTACTGGAAGTGCAGCACATGCAGGCGGTCGACCTGAAAGACCTGTGCGAAACCCTGCTGGAGCAGCATCTGGATGCGGCTGCGCTCAAGAACATCGATCTGGGCCTGGACGTGACGTCGGTCCGCGTGATGGCGCATGCGCTGTGGCTGCGCGAGCTGCTGAGCAACCTGATCGTCAATGCGCTGCATTACACGCCCGAAGGGGGCGTGGTGACGCTGCGCTGCGGCGTGCAGTCCACGGTGGCGCGTCAGCAGCGCTGGAGCATGACGCCCGACAGGCCGCAGCGCCGCCCCTTTGTCGAGGTGGAGGACAACGGCCCGGGCATTCCGCGCGAGGAGCGCGAGCATGTGTTCGAGCGTTTCTACCGCATGCCGGGCACCAAGGGCGAGGGCACCGGCCTCGGCCTGGCCATTGCGCGCGAAATCGCGCACCGGCACCAGAGCGATCTGGTGCTGAGCGATGGCATGCCGCATGAAGGCGGT
- a CDS encoding glycosyltransferase, whose translation MTTDINNDLVSIICATNRLDDYACIAIDSLLGQTYRDIEIILIANGENCLEIASGLKEKYGNDSRVRVICTNIPQLAFALNLGVSLSGGAYIARMDADDVCDPLRIERQIAYMRSNELDMVGCSVRLIDECGNTIGSRNVPQGGEIDTSLLFGNPFVHPTVIYKRDLFFKCRGYNAGFNSEDYDLWLRMRRLNVKWDNMSEFLLNYRMHGASTQRRILGYAEVAGLALREFILDKTFANFLAVIAAVGKALMRPLRS comes from the coding sequence ATGACGACTGATATTAATAATGATCTGGTTTCCATAATTTGCGCCACAAATAGATTGGATGATTATGCATGCATTGCCATTGACAGCCTGCTTGGCCAAACATACCGTGATATCGAAATCATTTTGATTGCCAACGGTGAAAATTGTTTGGAGATTGCGTCCGGTCTTAAAGAAAAATATGGTAATGATTCGCGGGTTAGGGTTATATGCACAAATATACCTCAACTCGCTTTTGCCTTGAATTTAGGGGTTTCTCTTTCAGGTGGCGCTTATATTGCTCGAATGGATGCGGACGATGTTTGTGATCCTTTGAGGATCGAGAGGCAAATCGCTTATATGAGATCTAATGAGTTGGATATGGTGGGCTGCTCGGTGCGGCTAATTGATGAATGCGGCAACACCATCGGCTCTAGAAATGTCCCGCAAGGTGGGGAAATAGATACGTCGTTATTGTTTGGCAATCCTTTCGTGCATCCTACCGTGATATATAAAAGAGATCTTTTTTTTAAATGTCGGGGATATAATGCTGGATTTAACTCAGAGGATTATGATCTATGGCTAAGAATGCGGAGACTAAACGTCAAGTGGGATAATATGTCGGAGTTTTTGCTGAATTATCGCATGCACGGTGCGTCAACTCAGAGAAGAATTCTTGGCTACGCAGAGGTGGCTGGCCTTGCTTTGAGAGAGTTCATCTTGGATAAGACTTTCGCAAATTTTCTTGCAGTAATTGCTGCAGTCGGAAAAGCGTTGATGCGTCCGTTGCGGAGCTAG
- a CDS encoding IS5 family transposase yields the protein MNQTTLGFEPLHKKTRKEVFLQEMERVVPWAELVALIQPHARGAHQALGGRPPFAVQTMLRIHCLQLWWNLSDPAMEEELHERPLYRRFVGLEGAARMPDESTILRFRHLLEKHQLAQRIFEVVNAELARQGLMLRTGTIVDASIIAAPSSTKNSKGERDPEMHQTKKGNQWHFGMKAHIGVDADSGLVHTVIGTAANVSDVTQACGLLHGQEQHAWGDAGYQGVDKREEHLGRQVRWSVAMRPGKRRLLDRSDPVQQLQEQVQRLNAGIRAKVEHPFRIIKQQFGYAKVRYRGLTKNTARLTMLFALGNLWMARRELQQARG from the coding sequence ATGAACCAAACGACTCTGGGCTTTGAGCCACTGCACAAGAAGACGCGCAAGGAAGTGTTTCTCCAAGAGATGGAACGCGTCGTTCCCTGGGCAGAACTGGTTGCGCTGATTCAGCCGCATGCCCGCGGCGCACACCAGGCTCTGGGAGGTCGCCCGCCATTTGCCGTGCAGACCATGCTGCGCATCCATTGCCTGCAACTGTGGTGGAACCTGAGCGATCCGGCGATGGAAGAAGAACTGCACGAGCGCCCGCTGTACCGCCGCTTCGTCGGACTGGAAGGGGCAGCCCGCATGCCCGATGAGAGCACCATCCTGCGCTTTCGCCACCTGCTGGAGAAGCATCAACTGGCCCAGCGTATCTTCGAAGTGGTCAATGCCGAACTGGCGCGTCAGGGCCTGATGCTCAGGACCGGCACGATCGTGGACGCCAGCATCATTGCGGCGCCGAGCTCGACCAAGAACAGCAAGGGCGAACGAGATCCGGAGATGCATCAGACCAAGAAGGGCAATCAGTGGCACTTCGGGATGAAGGCGCACATTGGCGTGGATGCGGACTCGGGCCTGGTGCATACGGTCATTGGCACAGCGGCAAACGTCAGCGATGTGACACAGGCCTGTGGCCTGCTGCACGGTCAGGAACAGCATGCATGGGGTGACGCGGGCTACCAGGGCGTGGACAAGCGCGAAGAACATCTAGGCCGGCAAGTGCGCTGGAGCGTAGCGATGCGGCCGGGCAAGCGCAGGCTGCTTGACAGGAGTGATCCAGTGCAGCAGCTGCAGGAGCAGGTGCAAAGGCTCAATGCCGGCATCCGTGCGAAGGTCGAGCACCCGTTCCGGATCATCAAGCAGCAGTTTGGTTATGCCAAGGTGCGATACAGGGGCCTGACCAAGAACACAGCGCGGTTGACGATGCTGTTTGCGCTTGGAAACCTGTGGATGGCAAGGAGGGAGTTGCAGCAGGCACGAGGATGA